The region GTCCGCCGAACCGACGCTGGACGGCATCATCCGCCACGACGTCGCCGAGCCGCCCAAGGTGATGATCCGCACGCGCAAGAAGACGATCGTGCCGCGCTCCGCCACGCAGGTCACCTATATGGAGGCGCTGACCCGCAACGACATCATCTTCGCGCTTGGCCCGGCAGGCACGGGCAAGACCTATCTGGCGGTCGCGCAGGCAGTGAGCCAGCTGATCACGGGGAGCGTCGATCGGCTGATCCTGTCACGCCCCGCCGTCGAGGCTGGCGAGCGGCTGGGCTTCCTGCCGGGCGACATGAAGGAGAAGGTCGATCCCTATCTCCGCCCGATCTACGACGCGCTCTATGACACGCTGCCCGCCGAACAGGTGGAACGGCGGATCGCGAGCGGAGAGATAGAGATCGCGCCGCTCGCCTTCATGCGCGGGCGAACGCTGGCCAATGCCTTCATCGTGCTGGACGAGGCGCAGAATACAACCGTGGCGCAGATGAAGATGTTCCTGACCCGTTTCGGCGAAGGGAGCCGCATGGTGATCTGCGGCGATCCGCGGCAGGTCGATCTGCCGCAGCCGGGCGTATCGGGCCTGGCCGACGCCGTCGCACGGCTGGAGGGCGTGGACGGAATATCGGTCGTGCCGTTCAATATCGCGGACGTCGTGCGCCATCCGGTCGTGGGGCGGATCGTTCAGGCTTATGAGGGGCCGGATGCCTGAACGCTGGATATTGGAGCATGCAAAGTGATTGAAGTAGCGGTTCTTCATGAAAGTGGCTGGCCGGGCGAGGACTGGGAACTGCTCGCCCAGCGGGCCGTGGTCGCGGCCATCGTCCACAGTCCCTACGCCGCCTTCGCCACGGGCGAGGCCCTGTACGAAGTCGCTGTAAAGCTGACGACCGATGAAGAGGTCCACAGCCTCAACCGCGACTATCGGGACAAGGACAGGCCCACCAACGTCCTGTCCTTTCCAATGGTGCAGGCCGACCTGCTGGAAGGCACGGGGAATACCGACGATGGCGAGGTTCTGCTGGGCGACATCGTGCTGGCGGAAGGGGTCTGCGCCAGGGAAGCTGCGGAAAAGGGCATCTCCATCGCAGACCATGCCACGCATCTGATCATCCATGGGACTTTTCATTTGCTGGGATATGATCATATGGAGGATGCCGAGGCGGAAGCGATGGAGGCGCTGGAGACCCAGTCGCTGGAAAGCCTAGGCGTTACGGATCCCTATGGGGATCGCCAGACAGGATAGTAGGAAGAACAATGGCTGAAGGCAGTCCGAAGGACGGCAACGGTTCAAAGGAATCGGACAGTAGTAGTCACGAGGGCGGTTTATGGAGCGGCCTGAAGTCGCTGCTTTTCGGTGAGGAAGAAAGCCCCAGCCTCCGGCGCGAGCTGGAGGAGGCGCTGGACGAGTATGACGAGGATGAGCAGGACGAGAGCGCGCCCTCCCCTGCCAATGGCGACCTGTCGGCGATTGAACGCCAAATGGTCCGCAACCTGCTGCATTTTTCCGAGCATACGGTCGATGACGTCGCCGTGCCGCGCGCCGACATCATCGCGATAGAGGAAAAGGCGAGCTTTGCCGAACTGGCCGCCCTGTTCGCGGAAGCGGGGCATAGCCGCATCCCGGTCTATCGCGAAACGCTGGATACCATTGTCGGCATGGTTCACATCCGCGACGCGTTCGCGATCCTTGCCGGCAAATCGCCGGTCCCCGACAGCCTGGAGCCGTTGATCCGCCAGCCGCTTTACGTGCCCGAAAGCATGGGTGCGCTGGACCTGCTGGCCGAAATGCGCGCCAAGCGCACCCATCTCGCCATCGTGCTGGACGAATATTCCGGGACGGAAGGGTTGCTGACGTTCGAGGATCTGGTCGAGGAAATCGTCGGCGATGTCGAGGACGAGCATGACGATGCCCCCGAAGCGCTGCTGGTCCCGCTGGAAGGCGGAATGTGGGAAGCGGATGCACGGGCTGAACTGGAAGACGTCGCCGAGGAGATTGACGAGCGGCTGTCCGATATCGAGGAAGATGTCGATACGCTGGGCGGCCTGGCCTTCGTCATCGCTGGCCGCGTGCCGGATGCTGGCGAAATATTGAAGCATGAGCAGAGCGGCTGGAAGCTGGAAATCGTCAGCAGCGATGGGCGCAGGGTTACGCGGCTGCGGCTGCATCCCCCGGCGCGAAGGCCGGATGACGAGGAAGAGTGACTGGGGTCGGCGGGGCTGATGTGATGGGTCGGCGGAGGAGGCGGATTGTTCCCATATGGGGTTATCAGTTTCCGCCTTCGTCCCTGTCGCTCGCCGGTTCTTCGGCACTCAAAGCCTGATGCAGGATGCAGAAGAGTTATCGGCTAACGACCAATTGTGGTCGCTCAAAGGGGCATGTTCGACCTCTTGGGCCATGTAGAAGTGGCGGATGAACCTGGCGGCCATGTGCTGGTAGTCCACTTTGAGGAAGCGGTCCTGCGCGTCGTCTGAAGCGTGCGCTGGTGTCCGCCACATGGCCCAATGGAGATCATCATCCTTTGATCTGATTTCCGCCTGCCGCTGAGGCAGAAAGCAGGTTAGCACGTGCTCGTTCCAAAACATCTGTCGTGAGTTCGTGTTGGCCAACTACAATCCCGGCAGAGGCGGTCACGACGCCAACCCATTCTCCGGTGTCACGCAACCTTAAGCGCCGTTGCGACATGGCAAGCAGGGCCTCTTCAGCGATTACTCGCGCCTGCATGATCGCGATGTCTTTCAGGATGGTGATGAACCGGTTTCCAGACCATCGGACTAGCTCCTGTTCCTGAAAATGGTCCCGCAGCGTGGATGCAAGAGCATTAATTATGTTATCTCCGACTGATCGACCGTATTTTTCGTTGAGTTCTTCTATGTCATCAAGTCCAAACATGATGATCACGTAACTTCGGCCATCAGTCGTCAACTTTCGCAACAAATCCTGTGAACCATCCCTATCGAGGGATCGTGTCAGGGCATCACGGCTATTGCTTGGTAAATCACCTTCTTTTCCATCAACGCGTGCCTGCAGCTTTGCCAAGTTATCTCGCAACTCCGCAAGCTCCCGTTCTGCGTCAGACAGGCGCATCACAAATTCACGTGATGCATTCGGCCATTCACCTGCTTGAGTGACTACGTTCGCCACATCTCGCTCTAGCCCGCTGGTCACCTGATGAGCCTCGGAAGTTAGAACGCCTAACTGTTCCGTTTGCTGTGCGATCACTTTCTCACGTGCGCCAAGGACCAACTTACTCTTTGAAAGAAAACGCTTTACTAAAGTACTAGCCTCTTTGCGGCTCAATCGAACGCCGCCATCTGTTTGTGTATCAATCTCCCGGGACAGTTCGGGTAGCGATCTGGTAACATATGTTAGAGCCAGGTCATAGTTAACAGCCGTAGGCTCGAGCTGCTGTAATTCGAGAGAATCGAGGGATTTCCTAGCTTGATCAAAGGTTATTGGCACGACGACCCCGATGTTTTCATTGTTTCAGCGCCACTTGATAGGATCAAGCCGTAATACTGTCAAAGCTGCCTGTCGCAAATCAAAGTACCGAAGCCGTCAGTCCGCCATCCACCCTTCCTGCCGTCCCGGCGGAAACGGAGAACTTGGGGAAAATTTGTGTGTGGGGACGAAGATGCCAGCTTTCGCTGGCATGACGGAAGGGAAGGCTGTTCGCGCGCTTCAGCCATACCCCTCCACCCTTGTTTTCCAGCGGCCCTTCTCCTTGCGAGGGAGGATGCCAGGCAGCCTCAACTGAGGCTCACGTTGACGCTGTGTTACCAATTGATGGCTATAATCCCGCCTCTCCCGCTACGGGCGCAGGATGATGGGGTGAAATGGGGACCATGCGGCAGGACAGGTTATCGATATCGCGTGGCAAGGCCTCCCCCCTGCCCTTTGCTGTTCCGGCAAGCGCGATTCAGGCATGGCTCTTGGCGCTCGCCTGCATCGCGACTTTCGCGTTTGCGGTTCTCACGCCGCCTTTTCAGGCGCCCGATGAAAATCAGCATTATATGAAGGCGCTGATGCTGTCCGGCGGTCATGTTCTGACGGAGCGGCGGGGTGACCTGATTGGTGCGGAGCTGCCGCGATCTGCGGTTGATCTGCATGGCGTGGACTTTCCGACCGATGCCGGGCTTGGATCACGCCGGTTCGACTGGGCCATGCTGGAGAGAGCGTGGGAGGCGGATACCGAACGCACCGGCAAGAGCTTCGCTGATTTCCCTAATGTCGCCAATTATGCGCCAAGCCTGTATGCGCCGGGCGCTGCCGGGCTGCTGCTGGGCGATGCGCTCGGCCTGCCTCGG is a window of Sphingobium sp. MI1205 DNA encoding:
- a CDS encoding PhoH family protein, with amino-acid sequence MSKKPNQNHRSDTVERARLEVTFDRPHLLGALFGQYDQNLVAIENRLGVYIAARGNKLQIEGEAEAAARARDVMTGLYNRIAAGQEIDSGAVEAVIAMSAEPTLDGIIRHDVAEPPKVMIRTRKKTIVPRSATQVTYMEALTRNDIIFALGPAGTGKTYLAVAQAVSQLITGSVDRLILSRPAVEAGERLGFLPGDMKEKVDPYLRPIYDALYDTLPAEQVERRIASGEIEIAPLAFMRGRTLANAFIVLDEAQNTTVAQMKMFLTRFGEGSRMVICGDPRQVDLPQPGVSGLADAVARLEGVDGISVVPFNIADVVRHPVVGRIVQAYEGPDA
- the ybeY gene encoding rRNA maturation RNase YbeY; amino-acid sequence: MIEVAVLHESGWPGEDWELLAQRAVVAAIVHSPYAAFATGEALYEVAVKLTTDEEVHSLNRDYRDKDRPTNVLSFPMVQADLLEGTGNTDDGEVLLGDIVLAEGVCAREAAEKGISIADHATHLIIHGTFHLLGYDHMEDAEAEAMEALETQSLESLGVTDPYGDRQTG
- a CDS encoding hemolysin family protein, translating into MAEGSPKDGNGSKESDSSSHEGGLWSGLKSLLFGEEESPSLRRELEEALDEYDEDEQDESAPSPANGDLSAIERQMVRNLLHFSEHTVDDVAVPRADIIAIEEKASFAELAALFAEAGHSRIPVYRETLDTIVGMVHIRDAFAILAGKSPVPDSLEPLIRQPLYVPESMGALDLLAEMRAKRTHLAIVLDEYSGTEGLLTFEDLVEEIVGDVEDEHDDAPEALLVPLEGGMWEADARAELEDVAEEIDERLSDIEEDVDTLGGLAFVIAGRVPDAGEILKHEQSGWKLEIVSSDGRRVTRLRLHPPARRPDDEEE
- a CDS encoding GGDEF domain-containing protein; this encodes MSRKEASTLVKRFLSKSKLVLGAREKVIAQQTEQLGVLTSEAHQVTSGLERDVANVVTQAGEWPNASREFVMRLSDAERELAELRDNLAKLQARVDGKEGDLPSNSRDALTRSLDRDGSQDLLRKLTTDGRSYVIIMFGLDDIEELNEKYGRSVGDNIINALASTLRDHFQEQELVRWSGNRFITILKDIAIMQARVIAEEALLAMSQRRLRLRDTGEWVGVVTASAGIVVGQHELTTDVLERARANLLSASAAGGNQIKG